One window from the genome of Cryptosporangium aurantiacum encodes:
- a CDS encoding protein kinase domain-containing protein, translated as MAIRRDGIHRMLFDRAQLTAALPQYEVGAELGRGGFGLVIEGRHRRLGRPVAIKILTISGPDVERRFLAEAQVMAVFDHPHVVRVHDYAESDGLCLIVMEHLPGGTLTSRIAEGIRPETACAIGLAIADALHAAHQRGIVHRDIKPDNVLFAGDGAVKVTDFGIAKLFEGSTITTGTLVGTPAYAAPEQILGQRIGPTTDVYAVGGLVYHMLTGRTPFSLELPFSAMLHHHLTKRPELPAGMPPRIAAVIGQALEKEPAARPASAKAFALALATAAVADFGSSWSANADTPLRVDDDVRAVMALTTGSAQARLSGRSRQAPRAAAGDASVPLQLRTPPPGHLAIPEPGQDTPAPGYDLPGPSYDRPSGVGSSYGHGAPPGVGPSFGHGAPPGVGPSFGHGAPPGVGPSFGHGAPPGVGPSFGHGAPPGVGPSFGHGSGPDVRTSFGAGADAGLGAHPSTRSGRHAADPDAAPVSGARPVSGAQPVSGPHPVSGAQVGFSPPTSPAGFVPPFSPGAPIGSPPPAGASASVPPALGAPPLGAAPMGSPPVSGPPVGGSPALGGGPPAVRSSTGAHAAIGDSAGGPDAAPWRANAPGIGRRAARRRQQQFRPHPDDLDAEEGIPRRIVILLVVIVVVVAAISIAIGAGLGALQNNADSGGPSAPSPATGDVVKS; from the coding sequence ATGGCCATTCGACGTGATGGGATCCATCGGATGCTTTTCGACCGGGCCCAGCTCACGGCCGCACTACCCCAGTACGAGGTGGGAGCCGAGCTGGGCCGCGGCGGCTTCGGGCTGGTCATCGAGGGTCGCCACCGGCGCCTCGGCCGACCCGTCGCAATCAAAATCCTGACGATTTCCGGTCCGGATGTCGAACGCCGATTTCTTGCCGAAGCGCAAGTAATGGCCGTATTCGACCACCCGCACGTCGTCCGCGTACATGACTATGCGGAAAGCGATGGCCTCTGTCTGATCGTGATGGAGCACCTTCCGGGCGGCACGCTCACGTCCCGCATCGCGGAAGGAATACGCCCGGAGACCGCCTGCGCGATCGGGCTGGCGATCGCCGACGCGCTGCATGCGGCGCACCAGCGCGGCATCGTGCATCGTGACATCAAGCCGGACAACGTTCTGTTCGCGGGCGACGGTGCGGTCAAGGTCACCGACTTCGGCATCGCGAAGCTCTTCGAAGGCTCGACGATCACGACCGGCACGCTGGTCGGGACGCCGGCCTACGCGGCGCCGGAGCAGATCCTCGGTCAGCGGATCGGACCCACCACCGACGTGTATGCGGTCGGTGGGCTGGTCTACCACATGCTCACCGGGCGGACGCCGTTCTCGCTGGAGCTGCCGTTCTCCGCGATGCTCCACCACCACCTGACGAAGCGCCCGGAGTTGCCCGCGGGCATGCCGCCCCGGATCGCGGCGGTGATCGGGCAGGCGCTGGAGAAGGAACCGGCTGCTCGCCCGGCCTCCGCCAAGGCGTTCGCGCTCGCGCTCGCGACCGCCGCGGTCGCCGACTTCGGGTCGAGCTGGTCCGCGAACGCTGACACGCCGCTGCGCGTGGACGACGACGTACGCGCGGTGATGGCGCTGACCACCGGATCGGCGCAGGCGCGGCTCAGCGGGCGCTCGCGGCAGGCGCCCCGGGCGGCCGCGGGCGACGCCTCGGTGCCGCTGCAGCTGCGGACGCCGCCGCCCGGTCACCTGGCGATTCCCGAGCCGGGCCAGGACACCCCTGCGCCGGGGTACGACCTTCCCGGGCCGAGCTACGACCGGCCGAGCGGGGTCGGCTCCTCGTACGGCCACGGCGCCCCGCCGGGCGTTGGCCCGTCGTTCGGTCATGGTGCCCCGCCGGGTGTCGGTCCGTCGTTCGGGCATGGTGCCCCGCCGGGTGTTGGCCCGTCGTTCGGTCATGGTGCCCCGCCGGGTGTTGGCCCGTCGTTCGGGCATGGTGCCCCGCCGGGTGTCGGTCCGTCGTTCGGGCACGGTTCCGGTCCCGACGTGCGGACGTCGTTCGGCGCCGGTGCGGACGCCGGGCTCGGCGCGCACCCGTCGACACGTTCGGGGCGGCACGCCGCCGATCCGGACGCCGCGCCGGTCTCGGGCGCCCGCCCGGTGTCGGGCGCCCAACCAGTGTCCGGGCCCCACCCGGTGTCCGGCGCGCAGGTCGGGTTCTCGCCACCCACCTCACCGGCCGGGTTCGTGCCACCGTTCTCTCCGGGCGCCCCGATCGGCAGCCCCCCGCCGGCCGGTGCCTCCGCGTCGGTGCCCCCAGCGCTGGGAGCCCCGCCACTGGGTGCTGCGCCCATGGGATCCCCGCCGGTGAGCGGGCCGCCGGTCGGAGGCTCGCCTGCCCTCGGTGGCGGCCCTCCTGCGGTCCGGAGCTCGACCGGAGCCCACGCCGCGATCGGGGATTCGGCGGGCGGTCCCGATGCGGCGCCGTGGCGGGCGAACGCCCCGGGCATCGGACGGCGCGCCGCTCGGCGTCGGCAACAGCAGTTTCGGCCGCACCCGGACGACCTGGACGCCGAGGAAGGCATCCCGCGGCGGATCGTCATCCTGCTCGTGGTCATCGTCGTCGTGGTGGCGGCGATCAGCATCGCGATCGGTGCCGGCCTGGGCGCCCTGCAGAACAACGCGGATTCCGGCGGCCCGTCCGCGCCGAGCCCGGCGACCGGGGACGTCGTCAAATCGTGA
- a CDS encoding FAD-binding oxidoreductase, producing the protein MPVTRRRFLTLGAIAATAACTDSSPVRPSPSPTRRPEGLDLPGLRRVLDGPLLLPGDAGYPTAAQPFNVALGTRRPAAIARVASTADVRTCVLRAGGRGVPLAARSGGHSYPGYSTPDGGVVVDLGTLNTVTVKDDGTAIVGAGARLIDVYAALAARGRALPAGSCPTVGIGGSTLGGGLGVLARSYGLTCDHLRAATIVTADGDMRRVDASHDAELFWSLRGGGGGHSGIVTEFTFDTVPAPTVTNFTLRFPATASARVLSAWSDWMQTAPDRTTSICGITAAATPTNRVTGTWTGPVAGLSAHLSALISAVGTAPTSRTMATHGYLDAMRAFAGCLDKSIEACHPDTMPGGTLRRDAFRASSRVADRPVDATTADAVVDLLRRQTGMVLLFDSLGGAVGTLAPGDTAFVHRRAHATVQVYSGRANSVTAVTEVQQALRPLVGTGAYVNYLDAGQSDWATAYYGANLPRLRRTVRRYDPDGVFTFPQSVLRT; encoded by the coding sequence GTGCCCGTCACTCGCCGCAGGTTCCTGACGCTCGGTGCGATCGCCGCCACGGCGGCGTGCACCGACAGCTCGCCGGTCCGGCCCAGCCCGTCCCCGACGCGCAGACCGGAGGGCCTCGACCTGCCCGGCCTCCGCCGAGTGCTCGACGGGCCGCTGCTCCTGCCCGGCGATGCCGGCTACCCCACCGCCGCGCAGCCGTTCAACGTCGCGCTCGGTACCCGCAGGCCGGCCGCGATCGCCCGGGTGGCGAGCACCGCCGACGTCCGGACCTGTGTCCTCCGCGCCGGAGGCCGCGGGGTACCGCTCGCCGCCCGCTCCGGCGGCCACAGCTACCCCGGCTACTCGACACCGGACGGCGGTGTCGTCGTGGACCTCGGCACGTTGAACACGGTGACGGTGAAGGACGACGGCACGGCGATCGTCGGCGCCGGTGCCCGGCTGATCGACGTCTACGCCGCGCTCGCCGCCCGCGGCCGGGCACTCCCGGCCGGCTCCTGCCCGACGGTCGGCATCGGCGGCAGCACGCTCGGCGGCGGCCTCGGAGTGCTCGCGCGGAGCTACGGCCTCACCTGCGACCACCTCCGCGCGGCGACGATCGTCACCGCCGACGGCGACATGCGCAGGGTCGACGCGTCGCACGACGCGGAACTGTTCTGGTCGCTGCGCGGCGGCGGTGGCGGCCACAGCGGCATCGTCACCGAGTTCACGTTCGACACCGTCCCGGCGCCGACCGTCACGAACTTCACGCTGCGGTTCCCGGCGACGGCCAGCGCCCGGGTCCTGTCCGCCTGGTCGGACTGGATGCAGACCGCACCGGACCGCACGACGTCGATCTGTGGCATCACCGCAGCAGCCACCCCGACGAACCGCGTCACCGGCACCTGGACCGGACCGGTCGCCGGGCTCTCCGCGCACCTCTCCGCGCTGATCAGCGCGGTCGGCACCGCACCTACCAGCCGGACCATGGCTACCCACGGCTACCTGGACGCGATGCGCGCGTTCGCCGGCTGCCTCGACAAGTCCATCGAGGCCTGCCACCCGGACACGATGCCCGGCGGCACCCTCCGCCGTGACGCGTTCCGCGCCTCGTCCCGGGTCGCCGACCGCCCGGTGGACGCCACGACCGCGGACGCCGTCGTCGATCTGCTCCGCCGCCAGACCGGCATGGTGCTGCTGTTCGACTCGCTCGGCGGCGCGGTCGGGACGCTGGCGCCGGGTGACACCGCATTCGTGCACCGCAGGGCGCACGCAACCGTGCAGGTTTACAGCGGTCGCGCGAACAGCGTCACCGCGGTGACCGAAGTACAGCAGGCCCTGCGCCCGCTGGTGGGCACCGGCGCGTACGTGAACTATCTCGACGCGGGCCAGAGCGACTGGGCCACCGCCTACTACGGCGCCAATCTGCCCCGGCTCCGGCGGACCGTCCGGCGCTACGACCCGGACGGCGTCTTCACATTTCCCCAGTCGGTGCTGCGGACCTAA
- a CDS encoding APC family permease, protein MAHPPLNLIWGAIPTAYQFSGVVALPFVVGIAGLTLMAFAVGYGSMARRIRHRGGIYSFITHGLGPAVGVGSSFVAILSYTALLASLIMLACGSTIGLAANLFGVRLPMSLCIVVATAAVVALERLRLRALVRVLLAIGLTQAAVIIWVDVASVAKPVGGDVSFHALDPAWLLTGSIGLALGLTMTAFIGSESGASYVDEVRRPERTIPRATLISYAATTVVLVISVWAISVTVGPEDMVAAAQGQLQSQTGGSGHSFVLTVIELLVGSEHALTVTELATAALALGCLASGTMRASGSSRQLSALAGDGVLPAALKPLPDGRSPLSAGCIAPVTAGLLALVIANTGTSIGVLYLITMAGLGIAGVLTLSSLATITWFLRSDDTESGFFGWEGQVVAAGFAAVTTGFVFCYGIYRLPQVVPSGHTWGWTLWAAPMLVFVCGVATVLVLRAGRSPVVARIGR, encoded by the coding sequence ATGGCGCACCCGCCGCTGAATTTGATCTGGGGTGCCATCCCGACCGCCTATCAATTCAGCGGGGTCGTGGCGCTCCCGTTCGTCGTGGGAATCGCCGGTTTGACCCTGATGGCTTTCGCCGTCGGCTACGGCAGCATGGCGCGCCGTATTCGCCATCGGGGCGGTATTTACTCGTTCATCACCCATGGACTCGGACCGGCAGTCGGGGTCGGATCGTCCTTTGTGGCAATTCTGTCGTACACCGCGCTGCTCGCCTCGCTGATCATGCTGGCGTGCGGTAGCACGATCGGTCTGGCCGCCAACCTGTTCGGCGTCCGGCTGCCGATGTCGCTGTGCATCGTCGTGGCGACCGCGGCGGTCGTGGCGCTGGAGCGCCTGCGGCTCCGTGCGCTGGTCCGGGTCCTGCTCGCGATCGGCCTCACGCAGGCGGCGGTGATCATCTGGGTGGACGTCGCCTCGGTGGCCAAGCCGGTCGGCGGCGACGTCTCGTTCCACGCCCTCGACCCGGCGTGGCTGCTCACCGGCTCGATCGGCCTGGCTCTCGGGCTGACGATGACCGCGTTCATCGGCTCCGAGAGCGGCGCGAGTTACGTCGACGAGGTGCGGCGTCCGGAACGCACGATCCCGCGGGCCACGCTGATCTCCTATGCCGCGACCACGGTCGTCCTGGTGATCAGCGTCTGGGCGATCAGCGTCACGGTGGGGCCGGAGGACATGGTCGCCGCCGCGCAGGGCCAGCTCCAGTCCCAGACCGGCGGTAGCGGGCACTCGTTCGTGCTCACGGTGATCGAGCTGCTGGTCGGCTCCGAGCACGCGCTGACCGTGACCGAGCTGGCCACCGCAGCGCTCGCCCTCGGTTGTCTGGCCAGCGGCACGATGCGCGCCAGCGGCTCGTCGCGGCAGCTGTCCGCGCTCGCCGGCGACGGCGTCCTCCCGGCGGCGTTGAAGCCGCTCCCGGACGGCCGGTCGCCGCTGAGCGCCGGGTGCATCGCGCCGGTGACCGCCGGACTACTGGCACTCGTCATCGCGAACACCGGGACGTCGATCGGCGTGCTGTACCTGATCACGATGGCCGGGCTCGGCATCGCGGGCGTGCTGACGCTGAGCTCGCTGGCCACGATCACCTGGTTCCTCCGCTCCGACGACACCGAGAGCGGGTTCTTCGGCTGGGAGGGTCAGGTCGTCGCGGCCGGTTTCGCGGCGGTGACGACCGGGTTCGTGTTCTGCTACGGGATCTACCGCCTGCCGCAGGTGGTGCCGAGCGGCCACACCTGGGGCTGGACGCTCTGGGCGGCACCGATGTTGGTGTTCGTGTGCGGCGTCGCGACCGTCCTGGTTCTCCGCGCCGGCAGGTCGCCGGTCGTGGCCCGGATCGGCCGCTGA
- a CDS encoding response regulator — MSIRVLVVDDQALVRGSFRLLVDTAPGLTVVGEAGDGREAIALATRLHPDVVLMDVRMPELDGVAATRRICAEVPGAHVLILTTFDLDEYVYGALRAGASGFLLKDAPPADLLAAIHVVASGDALLAPGITRRLIARFAEAEQPRPAPSIAGITPRERDVLLLVARGHSNPEIAEQLHLSAATVKTHIGRLLDKLAARDRAQLVIAAYESGLVTARRAD, encoded by the coding sequence GTGAGCATCCGGGTTCTGGTCGTGGACGACCAGGCGCTGGTCCGCGGCAGCTTCCGGCTGCTCGTCGACACCGCACCGGGCCTCACCGTGGTCGGCGAGGCCGGCGACGGCCGCGAGGCGATCGCGCTCGCGACCCGGCTGCACCCGGACGTCGTGCTGATGGACGTCCGGATGCCGGAGCTGGACGGCGTCGCTGCTACCCGTCGGATCTGCGCCGAGGTCCCGGGTGCGCACGTCCTGATCCTGACGACGTTCGACCTGGACGAGTACGTCTACGGCGCGCTTCGCGCCGGTGCCAGCGGGTTCTTGCTCAAGGACGCGCCACCGGCGGACCTGCTCGCGGCGATCCACGTGGTCGCGTCCGGCGACGCGCTGCTCGCCCCCGGCATCACCCGGCGCCTGATCGCGCGGTTCGCCGAGGCCGAGCAGCCTCGTCCCGCTCCCTCGATCGCCGGCATCACGCCGCGGGAGCGGGACGTGCTGCTGCTGGTCGCCCGTGGACACTCGAACCCGGAGATCGCCGAGCAGCTGCACCTGAGCGCAGCGACCGTGAAGACGCACATCGGGCGGCTGCTGGACAAGCTCGCCGCCAGGGATCGCGCCCAGCTCGTCATCGCGGCGTACGAGAGCGGTCTGGTCACGGCCCGCCGGGCGGATTGA
- a CDS encoding sensor histidine kinase: MTSALRRMVRSPRTDDAVLRAVDAVAAAVFIGFYVFFAGLGSGELAPSQPYYSGPTWLGWLIAVGVGAPIAVRRRWPEAAWAVSSTALVVATALHVTLEPWLPAAITLYTVALRSSWRRAVTVLAVTLLAAAVTLALTATGSAAEISGLIVYVWMISGSAWVGGVIVRERRAGAAERRRRDAEQALSEERLQIARELHDVVAHSMSLIAVQAGVANHVVAQRPEAAQDALRVIEATSRNALTDIRRLLGVLRTPDAEFAPTPGLDALPALVDRAVAGGVGVDLRVAVDSRSYSDAVQLVAYRIVQEGLTNVVKHAGPTDCRVELSERNGVLEVCVENERASAPAPRPAPPGGHGLVGLRERVGLFGGELVAAPRPSGGFRLVATLPVGSE, from the coding sequence GTGACCTCGGCACTGCGCAGGATGGTGCGCTCCCCTCGGACGGACGACGCGGTGCTCCGCGCGGTGGACGCTGTTGCCGCGGCGGTTTTCATCGGCTTCTACGTCTTCTTCGCCGGCCTCGGCTCGGGTGAACTGGCTCCGAGCCAGCCGTACTACAGCGGACCTACCTGGCTGGGCTGGCTGATCGCCGTCGGTGTCGGCGCCCCGATCGCGGTAAGGCGACGGTGGCCGGAGGCGGCCTGGGCGGTGAGCAGTACGGCGCTCGTCGTCGCCACCGCACTCCACGTGACGCTCGAACCCTGGCTACCAGCGGCGATCACGCTCTACACGGTCGCGCTGCGCTCGTCGTGGCGTCGGGCGGTGACCGTGCTCGCGGTAACGCTGCTCGCCGCGGCCGTGACCTTGGCCCTCACCGCGACCGGGAGTGCCGCGGAGATCTCCGGGCTGATCGTGTACGTCTGGATGATCAGCGGTAGCGCGTGGGTGGGTGGTGTGATCGTGCGGGAACGCCGGGCGGGCGCGGCGGAGCGCCGCCGACGGGACGCCGAACAGGCGCTCTCCGAAGAACGGCTGCAGATCGCCCGTGAGCTGCACGACGTCGTCGCCCACAGCATGAGCCTGATCGCCGTGCAGGCGGGCGTCGCCAATCACGTCGTGGCGCAGCGGCCGGAGGCCGCGCAGGACGCGCTGCGGGTCATCGAGGCGACCAGCCGGAACGCGCTCACCGACATCCGCCGCCTGCTCGGCGTCCTGCGGACACCCGACGCCGAGTTCGCGCCGACCCCCGGGCTGGACGCGCTGCCCGCGTTGGTCGACCGGGCAGTCGCCGGCGGGGTCGGCGTCGACCTGCGGGTCGCGGTCGACTCTCGTTCCTATTCGGACGCCGTCCAGCTGGTCGCCTACCGAATCGTGCAGGAAGGCCTGACGAACGTGGTCAAACATGCCGGCCCGACCGATTGCCGGGTGGAGCTGTCGGAGCGGAACGGCGTGCTGGAGGTCTGCGTCGAGAACGAGCGGGCGTCCGCACCCGCGCCCCGGCCGGCGCCGCCCGGCGGGCACGGGCTGGTGGGGTTGCGGGAGCGGGTCGGGTTGTTCGGCGGTGAGCTGGTGGCGGCTCCGCGGCCGAGCGGCGGGTTCCGTCTCGTCGCGACGCTGCCGGTGGGGTCCGAGTGA
- a CDS encoding ABC transporter ATP-binding protein, translating to MIEIHQLTKRYGRTLAVDGLSFTVPAGQVTGFLGANGAGKSTTLRAILGLDRPTAGHALVDGRPYTHHRRPMQVVGAVLDASAVHGGRRGRTHLRALARSNGLSPTRVDAVLDEVGLTAVADRRIGGYSLGMRQRLAIAGALLGDPGTLIFDEPLNGLDPEGIRWFRSLAGRLARDGRAVLVSSHLMTEMAQTADRVVVIGNGRLLAEDSLDAFGPSLEEAYVRLTEGASHV from the coding sequence ATGATCGAAATCCACCAGCTGACCAAGCGGTACGGCCGGACACTGGCCGTCGACGGGCTCAGCTTCACGGTTCCGGCCGGCCAGGTGACCGGCTTCCTCGGCGCCAACGGCGCGGGCAAATCGACGACGCTCCGCGCGATCCTGGGGCTCGACCGGCCCACCGCGGGTCATGCGCTCGTAGACGGCCGCCCGTACACGCACCACCGCAGGCCGATGCAGGTGGTGGGCGCCGTACTCGACGCTTCCGCCGTCCACGGCGGCCGCCGCGGCCGCACGCACCTGCGTGCGCTGGCCCGCAGCAACGGCCTCTCCCCCACCCGCGTGGACGCCGTCCTCGACGAGGTCGGGCTGACCGCGGTGGCCGACCGCCGCATCGGTGGTTACTCGCTGGGCATGCGGCAGCGGCTCGCGATCGCCGGCGCGCTGCTCGGCGACCCCGGGACGCTGATCTTCGACGAGCCGCTCAACGGGCTCGATCCGGAGGGGATCCGGTGGTTCCGCTCGCTCGCCGGACGGTTGGCGCGAGACGGACGGGCGGTGCTGGTCTCCAGCCACCTGATGACCGAGATGGCGCAGACCGCCGACCGGGTCGTGGTGATCGGGAACGGGCGGCTGCTGGCCGAAGACTCGCTCGACGCGTTCGGCCCGTCGCTGGAAGAGGCCTACGTCCGCCTGACCGAAGGAGCATCCCATGTCTGA
- a CDS encoding ABC transporter permease: MSDVVASEWLKLRSVRSTYWLLASLVLLLAGAAGISAAMTSAWDAASPVERANFESTNMWIVVGPLTQLVLAVVAALAVTAEYRTGAIVTTLTTVPNRGRLLAAKSLVVVALTAVVGTLVVTASSALSVLIAGDRPAPIEPWTTTGDAVSSGLAGVATIVAAGLVGVGLGAAFRSSAGGVAAIAGLLFVAPVVAVYLPSPWDGRVYSVLPSSLSSQLTGESDLLLSPIGAGIALIAYPAVALAIGALTLSRRDA; encoded by the coding sequence ATGTCTGACGTCGTTGCGAGTGAGTGGCTCAAGCTGCGGTCGGTGCGGTCGACGTACTGGTTGCTCGCCTCGCTGGTGCTGCTGCTGGCCGGTGCTGCCGGCATCAGCGCCGCGATGACCTCCGCCTGGGACGCGGCGTCACCGGTGGAGCGCGCGAACTTCGAGAGCACCAACATGTGGATCGTCGTCGGCCCGCTGACCCAGCTCGTGCTCGCGGTCGTGGCCGCGCTGGCGGTCACCGCCGAGTACCGCACCGGCGCGATCGTGACGACGCTGACCACGGTGCCGAACCGCGGTCGGTTGCTGGCCGCCAAGTCCCTGGTGGTCGTCGCGCTTACCGCGGTGGTCGGTACGCTCGTCGTCACGGCGTCGAGCGCGCTGAGCGTGCTGATCGCCGGGGACCGGCCAGCCCCGATCGAGCCGTGGACCACGACCGGCGACGCGGTGTCGTCCGGCCTCGCCGGGGTGGCGACGATCGTCGCGGCCGGCCTGGTCGGTGTCGGGCTGGGCGCGGCGTTCCGGTCGTCGGCGGGTGGCGTCGCGGCGATCGCCGGGCTGCTGTTCGTCGCGCCGGTGGTGGCCGTGTACCTGCCGAGCCCGTGGGACGGGCGGGTGTACAGCGTGCTGCCGTCGTCGCTCAGCTCGCAGCTCACCGGGGAGTCCGACCTCCTGCTGAGCCCGATCGGCGCCGGCATCGCGCTGATCGCCTACCCCGCGGTGGCGCTGGCAATCGGCGCGCTGACCCTCTCCCGCCGCGACGCGTGA
- a CDS encoding ABC transporter substrate-binding protein gives MRGRVLAAAVVLLVVAGCNSRETTDESESDGGFAPPKLAALTELGTAEGELSVLSWAGYAEDGSNDPEIDWVTPFEEATGCRVSVKVFNTSDEAVTLMETGKYDVVSASGDASLRLIADGAVEPVNTDLVPNYADLYRHLKNQSWNSVDGVAYGIPHGWGANLLMYRSDVVKPAPTSWSAVFAPNLSVVGKVTAYDSPIYLADAALYLMKHQPDLGITNPYALDDTQFAAAIAVLEQQKASISEYWSDYSEEVAAFKAGDAVVGTTWQVIANVAKSEGAPVEAVLPAEGATGWSDTWMVASASKHKTCAYKWFDHIVSPSVNAQVAEYFGEAPSNPKACGFTVDPSHCRTYHAGDAEYAERIWYWSTPISACLDGRTNVRCKDYEDWAQAWTTIKG, from the coding sequence ATGAGGGGTCGGGTACTCGCCGCCGCGGTGGTGCTGCTCGTCGTGGCGGGGTGCAACAGCCGGGAGACGACGGACGAGTCGGAGTCGGACGGTGGCTTCGCGCCGCCGAAGCTGGCCGCGCTGACCGAGCTCGGGACGGCGGAGGGCGAGCTGAGCGTCCTGTCCTGGGCGGGGTACGCGGAGGACGGCTCGAACGATCCGGAGATCGACTGGGTGACGCCGTTCGAGGAAGCGACCGGCTGCCGAGTGAGCGTCAAGGTGTTCAACACGTCCGACGAGGCCGTGACGCTGATGGAGACCGGCAAGTACGACGTGGTGTCGGCATCCGGCGACGCGTCGCTGCGGCTGATCGCCGACGGGGCGGTCGAGCCGGTGAACACGGACCTGGTCCCGAACTACGCGGACCTCTACCGCCACCTGAAGAACCAGTCGTGGAACAGCGTCGACGGGGTGGCGTACGGCATCCCGCACGGGTGGGGCGCCAACCTGCTGATGTACCGGTCGGACGTGGTGAAGCCGGCGCCGACGTCGTGGAGTGCGGTGTTCGCGCCGAACCTTTCGGTGGTCGGCAAGGTGACCGCGTACGACTCGCCGATCTACCTCGCCGACGCCGCGCTGTACCTGATGAAGCACCAGCCGGACCTCGGGATCACCAACCCGTACGCGCTGGACGACACGCAGTTCGCGGCCGCGATCGCGGTGCTCGAACAGCAGAAGGCCAGCATCAGCGAGTACTGGAGCGACTACAGCGAGGAGGTCGCCGCGTTCAAGGCAGGTGACGCGGTGGTCGGTACGACGTGGCAGGTGATCGCGAACGTCGCGAAGTCCGAGGGCGCACCGGTGGAGGCCGTGCTGCCGGCGGAGGGTGCGACCGGGTGGTCGGACACCTGGATGGTGGCCAGCGCGTCGAAGCACAAGACGTGCGCCTACAAGTGGTTCGATCACATCGTCAGCCCGTCGGTGAACGCGCAGGTCGCCGAGTACTTCGGTGAGGCGCCGTCGAACCCGAAGGCGTGCGGGTTCACGGTCGACCCGTCGCACTGCCGGACGTACCACGCCGGTGACGCGGAGTACGCCGAGCGCATTTGGTACTGGAGCACGCCGATCAGCGCGTGTCTCGACGGGCGCACGAACGTCCGGTGCAAGGACTACGAGGACTGGGCCCAGGCCTGGACGACGATCAAGGGATGA
- a CDS encoding GTP-binding protein, giving the protein MELGSASRATSAKIVVAGGFGVGKTTLVGSVSEIRPLTTEAIMTVASVDVDDISPVAGKTTTTVAMDFGRITIDEELILYLFGTPGQTRFWFMWDELVRGAIGAVVLVDPRRLADCFSAVDFFEGCGLPYVVGMNCFDGSQPNTVREIRDALTIRPDVPIVTCDARRRESTKSVLIALVEYVLRRGPAVSRTPVPQT; this is encoded by the coding sequence GTGGAACTCGGAAGCGCGAGCCGCGCCACGTCGGCTAAGATCGTCGTCGCCGGTGGCTTCGGGGTCGGCAAGACCACGCTGGTCGGCTCGGTCTCGGAGATCCGTCCACTCACCACCGAAGCGATCATGACCGTTGCGTCGGTGGACGTCGACGACATCTCTCCGGTCGCGGGCAAGACGACCACGACCGTGGCGATGGACTTCGGCCGGATCACGATCGACGAGGAGCTGATCCTCTACCTGTTCGGGACGCCGGGGCAGACCCGGTTCTGGTTCATGTGGGACGAGCTCGTGCGGGGCGCGATCGGTGCGGTGGTGCTCGTCGACCCGCGCCGGCTGGCTGACTGCTTCTCCGCCGTCGATTTTTTCGAGGGATGTGGCCTGCCGTACGTCGTCGGAATGAATTGTTTTGACGGGTCGCAGCCCAACACGGTCCGGGAGATCCGCGACGCGCTGACGATCAGACCGGACGTGCCGATCGTGACCTGCGACGCGCGTCGGCGCGAATCGACCAAGTCGGTGCTGATCGCGCTGGTCGAGTACGTGCTCCGGAGGGGCCCCGCGGTGAGCCGCACCCCGGTACCCCAGACATGA
- a CDS encoding roadblock/LC7 domain-containing protein has translation MNPLSPDAQNLNWLVGNFADRVPGIAHAVAVSADGLLLAVSDGLPRDRADQLAAIASGLVSLTRGAALCFEGGDVSQTVVEMDTGFLLVMSISDGSSLAVLASRACDIGQVGYEMALLVERVGQVLTPALRSELRTVLAP, from the coding sequence GTGAATCCGCTGAGCCCTGATGCCCAGAACCTCAACTGGCTGGTGGGAAACTTCGCCGATCGGGTGCCGGGCATCGCCCACGCGGTGGCCGTGTCGGCAGACGGGTTGCTACTCGCGGTCTCCGACGGCCTGCCGCGCGACCGGGCCGATCAGCTTGCGGCGATCGCGTCCGGCCTGGTGAGCCTCACCCGGGGCGCAGCGCTCTGCTTCGAGGGCGGCGACGTCAGCCAGACCGTCGTGGAGATGGACACCGGCTTCCTGCTCGTGATGTCGATCAGCGACGGCTCCTCGCTGGCCGTGCTCGCGTCCCGGGCCTGCGACATCGGGCAGGTCGGGTACGAGATGGCGCTGCTCGTGGAGCGCGTCGGACAGGTACTGACGCCGGCCCTGCGCTCCGAGCTGCGCACCGTGCTGGCGCCGTAG